A genomic window from Silene latifolia isolate original U9 population chromosome 11, ASM4854445v1, whole genome shotgun sequence includes:
- the LOC141613656 gene encoding protein FAR1-RELATED SEQUENCE 7-like, whose product MDNETNNNASEEINSTRNMETDVSTVAIVGENAIVANGESSNNNIFSTPTCSDEEDDEFVPTLHYSSTPGGTEQWVRTVESDFTPKRGMFFLTLEDVIQFYSIYALACGFDVRKYTNGKVKGGVNVKSLVCNRQGYRDMKRKLCLESNNQEAGNWSTTEKKERKTRQPKKHALTRCGCKVAKMFIAHFKMLAETKGFHFAYDEDENKYLTKVIWADKEGINNYKLYRHTISFDPTYGTNKYFIVFTPFTGVEHSKKTVTFAAGLLEFENQESFEWIFTKFLEAMGQQQPQCIITDQCPGIKKACPIIFKNSVHKYCMWHIMQKVPEKVGRVICNDTDFMTDITAVVWDVDLEP is encoded by the exons ATGTTTCTACTGTCGCTATTGTTGGGGAAAATGCAATTGTAGCTAATGGTGAATCTTCAAATAACAATATATTCTCCACCCCAACTTGTTCAGACGAAGAAGACGATGAGTTTGTTCCAACTCTTCATTACAGCAGTACACCGGGGGGTACTGAACAGTGGGTAAGAACTGTTGAGAGTGATTTTACGCCTAAGCgtggcatgttctttcttaccttggaggatGTAATACAGTTCTATTCCATATATGCATTGGCTTGTGGATTTGATGTGAGAAAGTACACAAATGGGAAAGTAAAGGGTGGCGTCAACGTAAAATCACTAGTCTGTAACAGACAGGGATATAGAGATATGAAAAGGAAACTGTGTCTTGAATCAAACAATCAGGAAGCTGGTAATTGGAGTACAACAGAGAAGAAAGAGCGAAAAACTAGACAACCAAAGAAGCATGCACTGACAAGGTGTGGCTGCAAG GTTGCCAAAATGTTCATTGCGCATTTCAAAATGCTTGCTGAAACAAAGGGGTTCCATTTTGCTTATGACGAGGATGAGAATAAATATTTGACAAAGGTTATCTGGGCTGATAAGGAAGGTATAAACAACTACAAATTATATAGACACACGATctcgtttgaccctacttatgggacaaacaaatattttATAGTGTTTACTCCGTTCACGGGAGTAGAGCACAGCAAGAAAACAGTGACTTTTGCGGCTGGATTACTTGAATTCGAGAATCAGGAATCATTTGAATggatttttacaaaatttttGGAAGCAATGGGGCAGCAGCAACCTCAGTGTATCATAACCGACCAATGCCCTGGAATTAAAAAGGCATGCCCAATCATTTTCAAAAACTCTGTGCACAAgtactgcatgtggcatatcatgcagaAAGTGCCTGAGAAGGTGGGAAGAGTAATCTGCAATGACACAGATTTTATGACAGACATAACTGCTGTTGTTTGGGATGTTGACTTAGAACCATAA